From Apis mellifera strain DH4 linkage group LG5, Amel_HAv3.1, whole genome shotgun sequence, the proteins below share one genomic window:
- the LOC551919 gene encoding paxillin isoform X2, with product MAMDRTMYGKVEPSAIYQPYKITIKKGSSPGYALLADLQNTVSSEGNHVGSNATPGYGSLNGARTTAYRSYDNRTSPLPPQSPTYQNREAIEESIAKSGGGGKMPSLNNNLSELDTLLQDLSNAHYNAHYQERENRISSSGMNGDSSPMLRSPSSMSASRPTVDSLLEELSTAVPNGDYPSDGRVKVTIQETSTEIQPVYDGYHSRQHGSLNRSEVQRSYSNGHTASNATKELDDLMASLSEFKINSSSHQHQTVTDSPYAKPNKATKSSQSPLPSEGTQTRIHITETHTTHHYQQQHGEPYPPQPATQTKQNQLDSMLGNLQADMSRQGVNTTQKGCCSACEKPIVGQVITALGKTWHPEHFTCTHCNQELGTRNFFEREGHPYCEPDYHNLFSPRCAYCNGPILDKCVTALEKTWHTEHFFCAQCGKQFGEEGFHERDGKPYCREDYFDMFAPKCGGCNRAIMENYISALNSQWHPDCFVCRDCRQKFQGGSFFDHEGLPYCETHYHAKRGSLCAGCHKPITGRCITAMFRKFHPEHFVCAFCLKQLNKGTFKEQNDKPYCHGCFDKLFG from the exons atggcTATGGATCGAACAATGTATGGAAAAGTAGAACCAAGTGCTATCTATCAGCCCTATAAAATCACCATCAAAAAAGGTTCATCACCAGGAT ATGCATTGCTGGCAGATCTTCAAAATACAGTATCATCGGAAGGAAATCATGTCGGTAGTAATGCGACTCCTGGTTACGGATCACTGAACGGCGCACGAACTACCGCCTATAGATCCTACGATAATCGAACTTCTCCTCTTCCGCCGCAATcg CCAACTTATCAGAATCGCGAAGCTATCGAGGAAAGCATCGCGAAAAGTGGCGGAGGAGGGAAAATGCCTTCTTTGAACAACAATCTGTCGGAATTGGACACGTTGCTTCAAGATTTAAGCAACGCCCATTATAACGCTCATTATCAGGAAAGAG aaaatcgtATTTCCTCGAGTGGAATGAATGGAGATTCTAGTCCAATGCTTCGTTCTCCAAGCAGCATGTCAGCCTCGAGACCCACCGTCGACTCGTTGCTCGAGGAGTTGAGTACCGCGGTACCAAACGG AGATTATCCTTCCGACGGAAGAGTGAAAGTTACCATACAGGAAACGTCGACGGAGATCCAACCCGTCTATGACGGTTATCATTCCAGACAACACGGATCGTTGAATCGTAGCGAGGTCCAGAGAAGTTACAGTAATGGTCACACTGCCAGTAACGCTACCAAGGAACTCGACGATTTAATGGCTTCTCTATCCGAATTCAAG ATCAATAGTAGTTCCCATCAACATCAAACAGTGACCGATTCTCCATACGCTAAACCGAACAAAGCGACGAAAAGTTCGCAGAGCCCGTTGCCATCCGAGGGCACGCAGACTAGGATCCACATCACCGAGACTCACACCACTCATCACTACCAGCAGCAACACGGGGAACCTTATCCACCGCAGCCAGCTACACAGACCAAACAGAATCAATTGGATTCTATGCTAGGAAATCTTCAAGCCGATATGAGTCGTCAAGGAGTGAACACCACGCAAAAAGGATGCTGCAGCGCTTGCGAAAAACCTATCGTGGGACAA GTGATCACTGCTCTGGGAAAAACTTGGCATCCAGAACATTTCACTTGCACTCACTGCAATCAGGAACTGGGGAcgagaaatttcttcgaaagggAGGGACACCCTTACTGCGAACCCGATTATCACAATCTTTTCTCTCCCCGTTGCGCCTACTGTAACGGCCCCATTCTAGAC aaatgtgTTACCGCTTTGGAGAAAACTTGGCATACGGAGCACTTCTTTTGCGCCCAGTGTGGCAAACAATTCGGTGAAGAGGGATTTCACGAGCGGGACGGGAAGCCGTACTGCAGAGAGGATTACTTCGACATGTTCGCTCCGAAATGCGGTGGATGTAATCGTGCCATCATGGAGAATTATATATCGGCGTTGAACAGTCAATGGCATCCAGACTGTTTCGTTTGCAGG GATTGTAGACAAAAATTCCAAGGTGGATCGTTTTTTGATCACGAAGGTTTACCTTATTGCGAAACTCATTATCATGCTAAGAGAGGATCCCTTTGTGCAGGATGTCATAAACCAATTACAG gTCGTTGTATAACTGCTATGTTCCGGAAATTTCATCCTGAACATTTCGTATGCGCGTTttgtttaaaacaattaaacaaaGGTACATTTAAAGAACAAAATGATAAACCGTACTGTCATGGatgtttcgataaattattcggttaa
- the LOC551919 gene encoding paxillin isoform X7, with protein sequence MAMDRTMYGKVEPSAIYQPYKITIKKGSSPGYALLADLQNTVSSEGNHVGSNATPGYGSLNGARTTAYRSYDNRTSPLPPQSPTYQNREAIEESIAKSGGGGKMPSLNNNLSELDTLLQDLSNAHYNAHYQERENRISSSGMNGDSSPMLRSPSSMSASRPTVDSLLEELSTAVPNGDYPSDGRVKVTIQETSTEIQPVYDGYHSRQHGSLNRSEVQRSYSNGHTASNATKELDDLMASLSEFKINSSSHQHQTVTDSPYAKPNKATKSSQSPLPSEGTQTRIHITETHTTHHYQQQHGEPYPPQPATQTKQNQLDSMLGNLQADMSRQGVNTTQKGCCSACEKPIVGQVITALGKTWHPEHFTCTHCNQELGTRNFFEREGHPYCEPDYHNLFSPRCAYCNGPILDKCVTALEKTWHTEHFFCAQCGKQFGEEGFHERDGKPYCREDYFDMFAPKCGGCNRAIMENYISALNSQWHPDCFVCRDCKKPVSGKSFYAMEGKPVCPKCVGVDDDEEEEEEEA encoded by the exons atggcTATGGATCGAACAATGTATGGAAAAGTAGAACCAAGTGCTATCTATCAGCCCTATAAAATCACCATCAAAAAAGGTTCATCACCAGGAT ATGCATTGCTGGCAGATCTTCAAAATACAGTATCATCGGAAGGAAATCATGTCGGTAGTAATGCGACTCCTGGTTACGGATCACTGAACGGCGCACGAACTACCGCCTATAGATCCTACGATAATCGAACTTCTCCTCTTCCGCCGCAATcg CCAACTTATCAGAATCGCGAAGCTATCGAGGAAAGCATCGCGAAAAGTGGCGGAGGAGGGAAAATGCCTTCTTTGAACAACAATCTGTCGGAATTGGACACGTTGCTTCAAGATTTAAGCAACGCCCATTATAACGCTCATTATCAGGAAAGAG aaaatcgtATTTCCTCGAGTGGAATGAATGGAGATTCTAGTCCAATGCTTCGTTCTCCAAGCAGCATGTCAGCCTCGAGACCCACCGTCGACTCGTTGCTCGAGGAGTTGAGTACCGCGGTACCAAACGG AGATTATCCTTCCGACGGAAGAGTGAAAGTTACCATACAGGAAACGTCGACGGAGATCCAACCCGTCTATGACGGTTATCATTCCAGACAACACGGATCGTTGAATCGTAGCGAGGTCCAGAGAAGTTACAGTAATGGTCACACTGCCAGTAACGCTACCAAGGAACTCGACGATTTAATGGCTTCTCTATCCGAATTCAAG ATCAATAGTAGTTCCCATCAACATCAAACAGTGACCGATTCTCCATACGCTAAACCGAACAAAGCGACGAAAAGTTCGCAGAGCCCGTTGCCATCCGAGGGCACGCAGACTAGGATCCACATCACCGAGACTCACACCACTCATCACTACCAGCAGCAACACGGGGAACCTTATCCACCGCAGCCAGCTACACAGACCAAACAGAATCAATTGGATTCTATGCTAGGAAATCTTCAAGCCGATATGAGTCGTCAAGGAGTGAACACCACGCAAAAAGGATGCTGCAGCGCTTGCGAAAAACCTATCGTGGGACAA GTGATCACTGCTCTGGGAAAAACTTGGCATCCAGAACATTTCACTTGCACTCACTGCAATCAGGAACTGGGGAcgagaaatttcttcgaaagggAGGGACACCCTTACTGCGAACCCGATTATCACAATCTTTTCTCTCCCCGTTGCGCCTACTGTAACGGCCCCATTCTAGAC aaatgtgTTACCGCTTTGGAGAAAACTTGGCATACGGAGCACTTCTTTTGCGCCCAGTGTGGCAAACAATTCGGTGAAGAGGGATTTCACGAGCGGGACGGGAAGCCGTACTGCAGAGAGGATTACTTCGACATGTTCGCTCCGAAATGCGGTGGATGTAATCGTGCCATCATGGAGAATTATATATCGGCGTTGAACAGTCAATGGCATCCAGACTGTTTCGTTTGCAGG GATTGCAAGAAGCCAGTTTCTGGAAAGTCGTTTTATGCGATGGAGGGCAAACCCGTTTGCCCTAAATGCGTTGGTGTCGATGATgatgaagaggaggaagaagaagaagcataA
- the LOC551919 gene encoding paxillin isoform X6 translates to MQTEKHVLPVLPDLAVHTCLLVIISSRAITLHVKIISSDALLADLQNTVSSEGNHVGSNATPGYGSLNGARTTAYRSYDNRTSPLPPQSPTYQNREAIEESIAKSGGGGKMPSLNNNLSELDTLLQDLSNAHYNAHYQERENRISSSGMNGDSSPMLRSPSSMSASRPTVDSLLEELSTAVPNGDYPSDGRVKVTIQETSTEIQPVYDGYHSRQHGSLNRSEVQRSYSNGHTASNATKELDDLMASLSEFKINSSSHQHQTVTDSPYAKPNKATKSSQSPLPSEGTQTRIHITETHTTHHYQQQHGEPYPPQPATQTKQNQLDSMLGNLQADMSRQGVNTTQKGCCSACEKPIVGQVITALGKTWHPEHFTCTHCNQELGTRNFFEREGHPYCEPDYHNLFSPRCAYCNGPILDKCVTALEKTWHTEHFFCAQCGKQFGEEGFHERDGKPYCREDYFDMFAPKCGGCNRAIMENYISALNSQWHPDCFVCRDCKKPVSGKSFYAMEGKPVCPKCVGVDDDEEEEEEEA, encoded by the exons ATGCAAACTGAGAAACACGTGCTGCCAGTTCTACCTGATCTCGCAGTACATACGTGCCTTCTAGTAATCATTTCTTCGCGTGCCATTACCTTGcacgtgaaaataatttcaagtg ATGCATTGCTGGCAGATCTTCAAAATACAGTATCATCGGAAGGAAATCATGTCGGTAGTAATGCGACTCCTGGTTACGGATCACTGAACGGCGCACGAACTACCGCCTATAGATCCTACGATAATCGAACTTCTCCTCTTCCGCCGCAATcg CCAACTTATCAGAATCGCGAAGCTATCGAGGAAAGCATCGCGAAAAGTGGCGGAGGAGGGAAAATGCCTTCTTTGAACAACAATCTGTCGGAATTGGACACGTTGCTTCAAGATTTAAGCAACGCCCATTATAACGCTCATTATCAGGAAAGAG aaaatcgtATTTCCTCGAGTGGAATGAATGGAGATTCTAGTCCAATGCTTCGTTCTCCAAGCAGCATGTCAGCCTCGAGACCCACCGTCGACTCGTTGCTCGAGGAGTTGAGTACCGCGGTACCAAACGG AGATTATCCTTCCGACGGAAGAGTGAAAGTTACCATACAGGAAACGTCGACGGAGATCCAACCCGTCTATGACGGTTATCATTCCAGACAACACGGATCGTTGAATCGTAGCGAGGTCCAGAGAAGTTACAGTAATGGTCACACTGCCAGTAACGCTACCAAGGAACTCGACGATTTAATGGCTTCTCTATCCGAATTCAAG ATCAATAGTAGTTCCCATCAACATCAAACAGTGACCGATTCTCCATACGCTAAACCGAACAAAGCGACGAAAAGTTCGCAGAGCCCGTTGCCATCCGAGGGCACGCAGACTAGGATCCACATCACCGAGACTCACACCACTCATCACTACCAGCAGCAACACGGGGAACCTTATCCACCGCAGCCAGCTACACAGACCAAACAGAATCAATTGGATTCTATGCTAGGAAATCTTCAAGCCGATATGAGTCGTCAAGGAGTGAACACCACGCAAAAAGGATGCTGCAGCGCTTGCGAAAAACCTATCGTGGGACAA GTGATCACTGCTCTGGGAAAAACTTGGCATCCAGAACATTTCACTTGCACTCACTGCAATCAGGAACTGGGGAcgagaaatttcttcgaaagggAGGGACACCCTTACTGCGAACCCGATTATCACAATCTTTTCTCTCCCCGTTGCGCCTACTGTAACGGCCCCATTCTAGAC aaatgtgTTACCGCTTTGGAGAAAACTTGGCATACGGAGCACTTCTTTTGCGCCCAGTGTGGCAAACAATTCGGTGAAGAGGGATTTCACGAGCGGGACGGGAAGCCGTACTGCAGAGAGGATTACTTCGACATGTTCGCTCCGAAATGCGGTGGATGTAATCGTGCCATCATGGAGAATTATATATCGGCGTTGAACAGTCAATGGCATCCAGACTGTTTCGTTTGCAGG GATTGCAAGAAGCCAGTTTCTGGAAAGTCGTTTTATGCGATGGAGGGCAAACCCGTTTGCCCTAAATGCGTTGGTGTCGATGATgatgaagaggaggaagaagaagaagcataA
- the LOC551919 gene encoding paxillin isoform X1, which translates to MQTEKHVLPVLPDLAVHTCLLVIISSRAITLHVKIISSDALLADLQNTVSSEGNHVGSNATPGYGSLNGARTTAYRSYDNRTSPLPPQSPTYQNREAIEESIAKSGGGGKMPSLNNNLSELDTLLQDLSNAHYNAHYQERENRISSSGMNGDSSPMLRSPSSMSASRPTVDSLLEELSTAVPNGDYPSDGRVKVTIQETSTEIQPVYDGYHSRQHGSLNRSEVQRSYSNGHTASNATKELDDLMASLSEFKINSSSHQHQTVTDSPYAKPNKATKSSQSPLPSEGTQTRIHITETHTTHHYQQQHGEPYPPQPATQTKQNQLDSMLGNLQADMSRQGVNTTQKGCCSACEKPIVGQVITALGKTWHPEHFTCTHCNQELGTRNFFEREGHPYCEPDYHNLFSPRCAYCNGPILDKCVTALEKTWHTEHFFCAQCGKQFGEEGFHERDGKPYCREDYFDMFAPKCGGCNRAIMENYISALNSQWHPDCFVCRDCRQKFQGGSFFDHEGLPYCETHYHAKRGSLCAGCHKPITGRCITAMFRKFHPEHFVCAFCLKQLNKGTFKEQNDKPYCHGCFDKLFG; encoded by the exons ATGCAAACTGAGAAACACGTGCTGCCAGTTCTACCTGATCTCGCAGTACATACGTGCCTTCTAGTAATCATTTCTTCGCGTGCCATTACCTTGcacgtgaaaataatttcaagtg ATGCATTGCTGGCAGATCTTCAAAATACAGTATCATCGGAAGGAAATCATGTCGGTAGTAATGCGACTCCTGGTTACGGATCACTGAACGGCGCACGAACTACCGCCTATAGATCCTACGATAATCGAACTTCTCCTCTTCCGCCGCAATcg CCAACTTATCAGAATCGCGAAGCTATCGAGGAAAGCATCGCGAAAAGTGGCGGAGGAGGGAAAATGCCTTCTTTGAACAACAATCTGTCGGAATTGGACACGTTGCTTCAAGATTTAAGCAACGCCCATTATAACGCTCATTATCAGGAAAGAG aaaatcgtATTTCCTCGAGTGGAATGAATGGAGATTCTAGTCCAATGCTTCGTTCTCCAAGCAGCATGTCAGCCTCGAGACCCACCGTCGACTCGTTGCTCGAGGAGTTGAGTACCGCGGTACCAAACGG AGATTATCCTTCCGACGGAAGAGTGAAAGTTACCATACAGGAAACGTCGACGGAGATCCAACCCGTCTATGACGGTTATCATTCCAGACAACACGGATCGTTGAATCGTAGCGAGGTCCAGAGAAGTTACAGTAATGGTCACACTGCCAGTAACGCTACCAAGGAACTCGACGATTTAATGGCTTCTCTATCCGAATTCAAG ATCAATAGTAGTTCCCATCAACATCAAACAGTGACCGATTCTCCATACGCTAAACCGAACAAAGCGACGAAAAGTTCGCAGAGCCCGTTGCCATCCGAGGGCACGCAGACTAGGATCCACATCACCGAGACTCACACCACTCATCACTACCAGCAGCAACACGGGGAACCTTATCCACCGCAGCCAGCTACACAGACCAAACAGAATCAATTGGATTCTATGCTAGGAAATCTTCAAGCCGATATGAGTCGTCAAGGAGTGAACACCACGCAAAAAGGATGCTGCAGCGCTTGCGAAAAACCTATCGTGGGACAA GTGATCACTGCTCTGGGAAAAACTTGGCATCCAGAACATTTCACTTGCACTCACTGCAATCAGGAACTGGGGAcgagaaatttcttcgaaagggAGGGACACCCTTACTGCGAACCCGATTATCACAATCTTTTCTCTCCCCGTTGCGCCTACTGTAACGGCCCCATTCTAGAC aaatgtgTTACCGCTTTGGAGAAAACTTGGCATACGGAGCACTTCTTTTGCGCCCAGTGTGGCAAACAATTCGGTGAAGAGGGATTTCACGAGCGGGACGGGAAGCCGTACTGCAGAGAGGATTACTTCGACATGTTCGCTCCGAAATGCGGTGGATGTAATCGTGCCATCATGGAGAATTATATATCGGCGTTGAACAGTCAATGGCATCCAGACTGTTTCGTTTGCAGG GATTGTAGACAAAAATTCCAAGGTGGATCGTTTTTTGATCACGAAGGTTTACCTTATTGCGAAACTCATTATCATGCTAAGAGAGGATCCCTTTGTGCAGGATGTCATAAACCAATTACAG gTCGTTGTATAACTGCTATGTTCCGGAAATTTCATCCTGAACATTTCGTATGCGCGTTttgtttaaaacaattaaacaaaGGTACATTTAAAGAACAAAATGATAAACCGTACTGTCATGGatgtttcgataaattattcggttaa
- the LOC551919 gene encoding paxillin isoform X4, translating into MNDIMRLESPIIPARLTTIQKYAYWEQYINALLADLQNTVSSEGNHVGSNATPGYGSLNGARTTAYRSYDNRTSPLPPQSPTYQNREAIEESIAKSGGGGKMPSLNNNLSELDTLLQDLSNAHYNAHYQERENRISSSGMNGDSSPMLRSPSSMSASRPTVDSLLEELSTAVPNGDYPSDGRVKVTIQETSTEIQPVYDGYHSRQHGSLNRSEVQRSYSNGHTASNATKELDDLMASLSEFKINSSSHQHQTVTDSPYAKPNKATKSSQSPLPSEGTQTRIHITETHTTHHYQQQHGEPYPPQPATQTKQNQLDSMLGNLQADMSRQGVNTTQKGCCSACEKPIVGQVITALGKTWHPEHFTCTHCNQELGTRNFFEREGHPYCEPDYHNLFSPRCAYCNGPILDKCVTALEKTWHTEHFFCAQCGKQFGEEGFHERDGKPYCREDYFDMFAPKCGGCNRAIMENYISALNSQWHPDCFVCRDCRQKFQGGSFFDHEGLPYCETHYHAKRGSLCAGCHKPITGRCITAMFRKFHPEHFVCAFCLKQLNKGTFKEQNDKPYCHGCFDKLFG; encoded by the exons ATGAACGATATTATGAGACTTGAATCGCCGATTATTCCGGCTCGTTTGAcaacaattcaaaaatatgcTTATTGGGAACAATACATAA ATGCATTGCTGGCAGATCTTCAAAATACAGTATCATCGGAAGGAAATCATGTCGGTAGTAATGCGACTCCTGGTTACGGATCACTGAACGGCGCACGAACTACCGCCTATAGATCCTACGATAATCGAACTTCTCCTCTTCCGCCGCAATcg CCAACTTATCAGAATCGCGAAGCTATCGAGGAAAGCATCGCGAAAAGTGGCGGAGGAGGGAAAATGCCTTCTTTGAACAACAATCTGTCGGAATTGGACACGTTGCTTCAAGATTTAAGCAACGCCCATTATAACGCTCATTATCAGGAAAGAG aaaatcgtATTTCCTCGAGTGGAATGAATGGAGATTCTAGTCCAATGCTTCGTTCTCCAAGCAGCATGTCAGCCTCGAGACCCACCGTCGACTCGTTGCTCGAGGAGTTGAGTACCGCGGTACCAAACGG AGATTATCCTTCCGACGGAAGAGTGAAAGTTACCATACAGGAAACGTCGACGGAGATCCAACCCGTCTATGACGGTTATCATTCCAGACAACACGGATCGTTGAATCGTAGCGAGGTCCAGAGAAGTTACAGTAATGGTCACACTGCCAGTAACGCTACCAAGGAACTCGACGATTTAATGGCTTCTCTATCCGAATTCAAG ATCAATAGTAGTTCCCATCAACATCAAACAGTGACCGATTCTCCATACGCTAAACCGAACAAAGCGACGAAAAGTTCGCAGAGCCCGTTGCCATCCGAGGGCACGCAGACTAGGATCCACATCACCGAGACTCACACCACTCATCACTACCAGCAGCAACACGGGGAACCTTATCCACCGCAGCCAGCTACACAGACCAAACAGAATCAATTGGATTCTATGCTAGGAAATCTTCAAGCCGATATGAGTCGTCAAGGAGTGAACACCACGCAAAAAGGATGCTGCAGCGCTTGCGAAAAACCTATCGTGGGACAA GTGATCACTGCTCTGGGAAAAACTTGGCATCCAGAACATTTCACTTGCACTCACTGCAATCAGGAACTGGGGAcgagaaatttcttcgaaagggAGGGACACCCTTACTGCGAACCCGATTATCACAATCTTTTCTCTCCCCGTTGCGCCTACTGTAACGGCCCCATTCTAGAC aaatgtgTTACCGCTTTGGAGAAAACTTGGCATACGGAGCACTTCTTTTGCGCCCAGTGTGGCAAACAATTCGGTGAAGAGGGATTTCACGAGCGGGACGGGAAGCCGTACTGCAGAGAGGATTACTTCGACATGTTCGCTCCGAAATGCGGTGGATGTAATCGTGCCATCATGGAGAATTATATATCGGCGTTGAACAGTCAATGGCATCCAGACTGTTTCGTTTGCAGG GATTGTAGACAAAAATTCCAAGGTGGATCGTTTTTTGATCACGAAGGTTTACCTTATTGCGAAACTCATTATCATGCTAAGAGAGGATCCCTTTGTGCAGGATGTCATAAACCAATTACAG gTCGTTGTATAACTGCTATGTTCCGGAAATTTCATCCTGAACATTTCGTATGCGCGTTttgtttaaaacaattaaacaaaGGTACATTTAAAGAACAAAATGATAAACCGTACTGTCATGGatgtttcgataaattattcggttaa
- the LOC551919 gene encoding leupaxin isoform X8, whose amino-acid sequence MEAGCESKAGADNLYEPYNVEKTETNFLSLDALLADLQNTVSSEGNHVGSNATPGYGSLNGARTTAYRSYDNRTSPLPPQSPTYQNREAIEESIAKSGGGGKMPSLNNNLSELDTLLQDLSNAHYNAHYQERENRISSSGMNGDSSPMLRSPSSMSASRPTVDSLLEELSTAVPNGDYPSDGRVKVTIQETSTEIQPVYDGYHSRQHGSLNRSEVQRSYSNGHTASNATKELDDLMASLSEFKINSSSHQHQTVTDSPYAKPNKATKSSQSPLPSEGTQTRIHITETHTTHHYQQQHGEPYPPQPATQTKQNQLDSMLGNLQADMSRQGVNTTQKGCCSACEKPIVGQVITALGKTWHPEHFTCTHCNQELGTRNFFEREGHPYCEPDYHNLFSPRCAYCNGPILDKCVTALEKTWHTEHFFCAQCGKQFGEEGFHERDGKPYCREDYFDMFAPKCGGCNRAIMENYISALNSQWHPDCFVCRDCKKPVSGKSFYAMEGKPVCPKCVGVDDDEEEEEEEDCRQKFQGGSFFDHEGLPYCETHYHAKRGSLCAGCHKPITGRCITAMFRKFHPEHFVCAFCLKQLNKGTFKEQNDKPYCHGCFDKLFG is encoded by the exons ATGGAAGCAGGATGCGAGTCGAAGGCTGGTGCCGATAATCTTTATGAACCttataatgttgaaaaaaCGGAAACGAATTTTCTAAGTCTTG ATGCATTGCTGGCAGATCTTCAAAATACAGTATCATCGGAAGGAAATCATGTCGGTAGTAATGCGACTCCTGGTTACGGATCACTGAACGGCGCACGAACTACCGCCTATAGATCCTACGATAATCGAACTTCTCCTCTTCCGCCGCAATcg CCAACTTATCAGAATCGCGAAGCTATCGAGGAAAGCATCGCGAAAAGTGGCGGAGGAGGGAAAATGCCTTCTTTGAACAACAATCTGTCGGAATTGGACACGTTGCTTCAAGATTTAAGCAACGCCCATTATAACGCTCATTATCAGGAAAGAG aaaatcgtATTTCCTCGAGTGGAATGAATGGAGATTCTAGTCCAATGCTTCGTTCTCCAAGCAGCATGTCAGCCTCGAGACCCACCGTCGACTCGTTGCTCGAGGAGTTGAGTACCGCGGTACCAAACGG AGATTATCCTTCCGACGGAAGAGTGAAAGTTACCATACAGGAAACGTCGACGGAGATCCAACCCGTCTATGACGGTTATCATTCCAGACAACACGGATCGTTGAATCGTAGCGAGGTCCAGAGAAGTTACAGTAATGGTCACACTGCCAGTAACGCTACCAAGGAACTCGACGATTTAATGGCTTCTCTATCCGAATTCAAG ATCAATAGTAGTTCCCATCAACATCAAACAGTGACCGATTCTCCATACGCTAAACCGAACAAAGCGACGAAAAGTTCGCAGAGCCCGTTGCCATCCGAGGGCACGCAGACTAGGATCCACATCACCGAGACTCACACCACTCATCACTACCAGCAGCAACACGGGGAACCTTATCCACCGCAGCCAGCTACACAGACCAAACAGAATCAATTGGATTCTATGCTAGGAAATCTTCAAGCCGATATGAGTCGTCAAGGAGTGAACACCACGCAAAAAGGATGCTGCAGCGCTTGCGAAAAACCTATCGTGGGACAA GTGATCACTGCTCTGGGAAAAACTTGGCATCCAGAACATTTCACTTGCACTCACTGCAATCAGGAACTGGGGAcgagaaatttcttcgaaagggAGGGACACCCTTACTGCGAACCCGATTATCACAATCTTTTCTCTCCCCGTTGCGCCTACTGTAACGGCCCCATTCTAGAC aaatgtgTTACCGCTTTGGAGAAAACTTGGCATACGGAGCACTTCTTTTGCGCCCAGTGTGGCAAACAATTCGGTGAAGAGGGATTTCACGAGCGGGACGGGAAGCCGTACTGCAGAGAGGATTACTTCGACATGTTCGCTCCGAAATGCGGTGGATGTAATCGTGCCATCATGGAGAATTATATATCGGCGTTGAACAGTCAATGGCATCCAGACTGTTTCGTTTGCAGG GATTGCAAGAAGCCAGTTTCTGGAAAGTCGTTTTATGCGATGGAGGGCAAACCCGTTTGCCCTAAATGCGTTGGTGTCGATGATgatgaagaggaggaagaagaagaa GATTGTAGACAAAAATTCCAAGGTGGATCGTTTTTTGATCACGAAGGTTTACCTTATTGCGAAACTCATTATCATGCTAAGAGAGGATCCCTTTGTGCAGGATGTCATAAACCAATTACAG gTCGTTGTATAACTGCTATGTTCCGGAAATTTCATCCTGAACATTTCGTATGCGCGTTttgtttaaaacaattaaacaaaGGTACATTTAAAGAACAAAATGATAAACCGTACTGTCATGGatgtttcgataaattattcggttaa